The following proteins come from a genomic window of Coffea arabica cultivar ET-39 chromosome 11c, Coffea Arabica ET-39 HiFi, whole genome shotgun sequence:
- the LOC113716346 gene encoding putative late blight resistance protein homolog R1B-16, producing MTTNIDDKSLRLQGSSIRKAPLSSNKEDIVVGLDAELTTILEGLTGLPGLEIVTISGMGGIGKTTLARKAFNDPYIVYHFYCRAWITVSQVYQVRDLLLGLLSSIARSADKMVEKSKAQLAEVVYRSLKGMRYMIVMDDMWSIDAWNDVKRCFPDDKNGSRIVVTTRFMELATNVSPKKPPHCMNLLSAEQRWELLEMLIFGTASCPQELVGVGKKIAKRCRGLPLAIVVVAGVLSRVIREYNYWNNIAEEVSSVVSTDPENCLDILALSYNYLPHHLIACFLYMGIFPEDCKIEVSKLINLWAAEGFLYLDSEKQLEQIGEDYLEDLIGRSLVLVEKKRFGGEVKTCRLHDFLRELCLKEAQKENFMHVIQRRSAKGVQTGMRNQRRLSFHLDPYSDVSAAPAIPHVSSFLCFTLGANIVPDILFFQLGFKLLRVLDIFFLHFDYFPDQIIKLIHLRYLALNVTYELPASVSQLRNLQTLVIHGPWLCRESGGSPTLLLEYWNMPSLRHVHITAACHLKNPFTVQDNLPRPFASEHLQTLYTIQFSCCTKEFFSVMPHLKKLGICETKEDYSTDSLSQVLNNLVCLQELETLECSFHAQNREVRKNLGLAALPVTLKHLSLSWSYLPWEDMTFIAMLPNLEVLKLKNYAFQGPKWEPTEEGFHSLKHLLIENTDLIHWEAIIVRHFPCLQHLVLKSCKLLEEIPFGVEELGTLQRLEAHYCSEPIENSAKEIQEQIEGIDVIIRSDRNPDSA from the coding sequence ATGACTACAAATATAGATGATAAGAGTCTAAGATTGCAGGGATCAAGCATCAGGAAAGCACCACTTAGTTCGAATAAGGAGGATATTGTGGTAGGTCTTGATGCTGAGCTGACGACTATCTTGGAGGGGCTCACTGGACTGCCAGGACTAGAAATAGTGACAATTTCTGGGATGGGCGGCATTGGTAAGACAACTCTTGCTAGAAAAGCTTTTAATGATCCTTATATTGTTTATCACTTCTATTGTCGTGCATGGATAACAGTATCCCAAGTCTATCAAGTGAGAGATTTGTTACTAGGCCTTTTGAGCTCCATTGCACGGTCCGCTGATAAAATGGTTGAGAAGAGCAAAGCTCAATTAGCTGAAGTTGTATACAGAAGTTTGAAAGGTATGAGGTATATGATTGTTATGGATGACATGTGGAGTATTGATGCTTGGAATGATGTCAAAAGATGTTTTCCTGATGACAAAAATGGAAGTCGAATAGTAGTTACAACTCGGTTCATGGAGTTAGCAACAAATGTGAGTCCCAAAAAGCCACCTCATTGCATGAACCTTCTGAGTGCAGAACAAAGATGGGAACTATTGGAAATGCTCATCTTCGGGACAGCAAGCTGCCCCCAAGAATTGGTAggagttggaaaaaaaatagcTAAGAGATGCCGGGGATTACCTCTAGCTATTGTCGTTGTTGCTGGTGTTCTCTCACGTGTCATCAGGGAATACAATTATTGGAATAATATTGCAGAGGAGGTTAGCTCAGTTGTTTCTACTGATCCAGAAAATTGCTTAGATATACTTGCTTTGAGTTACAATTACTTGCCCCATCACCTGATAGCCTGCTTCCTCTATATGGGGATTTTCCCTGAAGATTGTAAGATTGAAGTttcaaaattgattaatttATGGGCTGCAGAGGGCTTCTTATATTTGGATTCTGAGAAACAGTTGGAACAGATTGGAGAGGATTACTTGGAAGACCTTATCGGCAGAAGCTTAGTTTTGGTTGAAAAGAAGCGCTTTGGGGGGGAAGTCAAAACTTGTCGCCTCCATGACTTCTTACGGGAATTGTGCTTgaaagaagctcaaaaggagaACTTCATGCATGTCATACAAAGGAGAAGTGCCAAAGGTGTTCAAACAGGCATGCGTAATCAACGTCGTCTGAGTTTCCATTTGGATCCCTACAGTGATGTGTCTGCAGCACCTGCAATCCCACATGTCTCATCTTTTCTGTGTTTCACACTGGGTGCTAATATAGTACCTGATATTCTATTCTTTCAGTTAGGCTTTAAGTTGCTTAGAGTATTGGACATATTCTTTCTGCATTTCGATTACTTCCCTGATCAAATTATAAAACTGATACATTTGAGGTATCTTGCGCTCAATGTTACTTATGAGCTTCCTGCCTCAGTTTCCCAATTGAGGAATCTCCAGACCTTAGTCATTCATGGTCCATGGCTTTGTCGGgaatctggcggtagcccaacaTTGTTACTGGAGTATTGGAATATGCCTTCACTGAGGCATGTGCATATTACTGCAGCTTGTCATCTAAAGAATCCTTTCACTGTACAAGATAACCTTCCTCGTCCATTTGCTTCAGAACACCTGCAAACTCTCTATAcaatacaattttcatgttgcACAAAGGAATTTTTCAGTGTCATGCCCCATCTTAAGAAACTGGGAATTTGTGAAACTAAAGAAGACTACAGCACAGACAGTTTGTCACAAGTCCTAAATAATCTTGTTTGCTTGCAAGAACTTGAAACCCTGGAGTGTTCCTTCCACGCACAAAATAGAGAAGTGCGAAAGAATTTGGGCTTGGCTGCTTTGCCAGTTACTCTTAAgcatttgagtttgagttggaGTTACTTACCATGGGAAGATATGACCTTTATTGCCATGTTGCCCAACCTTGAGGTGCTTAAACTCAAAAATTATGCTTTCCAAGGGCCAAAATGGGAGCCAACTGAAGAAGGTTTTCATAGTCTAAAGCACTTGCTAATTGAAAACACTGATTTGATCCATTGGGAAGCAATAATAGTTCGCCACTTTCCATGCCTTCAACATCTTGTTCTGAAATCATGCAAGCTCTTGGAGGAGATCCCTTTTGGTGTTGAGGAACTTGGTACCCTGCAGCGGCTTGAGGCCCACTATTGTAGTGAACCTATTGAGAATTCTGCTAAAGAAATTCAAGAACAGATTGAAGGCATTGATGTTATTATCAGAAGTGATCG
- the LOC113716382 gene encoding putative late blight resistance protein homolog R1A-3 encodes MATYAALASLLQTLDYLLKFPLLILEVKKMKAEALKPKLDELLLLLTAGEPSAVWSSGSGSCLWELIEETDRSLQSSVEDFIEALGRSHAADTSEIRQRLLLYFTSSTKPKSELLAEGKPQIFKEITSFEENLRKFLHSTVQDCLSGRPNHFLYRYGHVEEDLNPRELPDFFIQIVYSQVDSETPVVDSPFSSPSSETDDPYVDKLDSTVQHSNGTISFPDLEQLLSLAFRQSQLPVIVNKMGHLWRTCRRVDDSITSFSKATSDLTTLHQDIRFLLTFLKEDSSNIFCPHHELLKCMKDVADRARVPVEQCMVDYQIESIITYPFCLLAGIPAKLQDSGKILECAVDRIFYGKKGICQYLVQASMQIQPIKEMITKINDESSSAHTSISSISLRHLNKDDIVVGLDDELVSLLEGLTRVPSGLEIVTILGMGGIGKTTLARKAFRHSYTEYHFYCRAWITVSQVYQVRDLLLGLLGCLGHSTDKLVEKNDAQLAEVVYRSLKGKRYLIVMDDIWSIDAWNDVKRCFPDDKTGSRILLTSRVTELASYINAKKPPHCMSLLDTEQSWELLEKLVFGIASCPPELEKYGKLIAKRCQGLPLAIVVMAGVLSRAVRTCDCWNNFAEKVCAIISTNPEECLDILALSYNYLPHHLKACFLHMAAFPEDCEIEVQKLINLWAAEGFLDPQSSENLEQVAEEYLEDLIGRNLVFIEKKCFGGKVKTCRLHDFLRELCLREAQKEDFMHVIQKRGTKRSRVGLRNQHRLSFHLDPYSDVAAAPGIPHVSSFMCFTLGTNIVPNILFFQLGFKVLRVLDIFFLHFDYFPARILKLIHLRYLALSATYELPASVSQLRNLQTLVIHGPWHCRESGSSPTLLLEYWSMPSLRHLQCSVTIYLKNPPGANSELPQLFVPKNLQTLSTIKISCCTKEVFSVMPHLKKLEICETEEDCGICEPSVLLGNLQYLKELETLECCFYKQRVEARQISFFSALPCSLRQLSLSWSYLPWEDTSLIGMLPRLEVLKLKHFAFHGPKWEPKANGFCRLTHLLIENTDLVHWEAAVHHFPRLQYLVLKSCKLLEEIPFDVEEIGTLQRIELHHCNRTTEILAREIQEQVEGIEVVIRSEQNPDRA; translated from the exons ATGGCGACTTATGCTGCACTGGCTTCTCTTCTGCAAACGCTGGATTATCTACTGAAGTTCCCGTTGTTGATCCTCGAAGTTAAGAAAATGAAAGCCGAAGCTCTCAAACCAAAACTCGATGAACTCTTATTGCTTTTGACGGCAGGAGAACCCTCCGCAGTGTGGAGCTCGGGCTCCGGCTCTTGTCTGTGGGAGCTAATTGAAGAAACTGATCGATCTCTGCAATCATCAGTAGAAGATTTTATTGAGGCACTTGGGAGGTCTCATGCAGCTGATACTTCGGAGATCAGACAAAGATTGCTACTCTACTTTACTAGTAGTACAAAGCCAAAATCTGAACTTCTTGCGGAGGGAAAGCCTCAGATATTCAAGGAGATCACATCCTTTGAGGAAAATTTGAGGAAATTTCTCCACAGCACTGTCCAAGACTGCTTGTCAGGCAGGCCTAACCATTTCTTGTACCGATATGGCCATGTGGAAGAGGATCTAAATCCTCGAGAATTGCCAGATTTTTTTATACAAATTGTATATTCTCAAGTAGACAGTGAAACACCAGTAGTTGATTCCCCGTTCTCCTCACCAAGCAGTGAGACTGATGACCCCTACGTCGACAAACTTGACTCGACCGTACAACATTCAAATGGAACCATCTCCTTTCCAGACCTTGAACAGCTGTTGTCGTTGGCATTTCGCCAGAGCCAACTTCCAGTAATTGTTAACAAGATGGGACATTTGTGGAGAACCTGTCGTCGGGTCGATGACAGCATCACTAGCTTCTCGAAAGCCACTTCCGATTTAACAACTCTCCACCAGGATATTCGGTTCTTGCTAACCTTTCTTAAGGAGGATTCTTCTAATATATTCTGCCCTCATCATGAATTGCTGAAATGTATGAAAGATGTTGCAGATAGAGCAAGGGTTCCTGTCGAACAATGTATGGTAGACTACCAAATCGAGTCCATTATAACGTACCCCTTTTGCTTATTGGCTGGGATTCCTGCAAAATTACAAGACTCTGGAAAGATTCTTGAGTGTGCAGTGGACAGGATTTTCTACGGAAAGAAGGGCATTTGCCAATATTTGGTGCAGGCATCAATGCAGATTCAACCCATTAAAGAAATGATTACAAAGATAAACGATGAGAGTTCCAGTGCGCACACATCAATTAGCAGCATATCTCTACGCCATTTAAATAAGGACGACATTGTGGTGGGTCTTGATGATGAACTGGTTAGCCTCCTGGAGGGACTCACCAGAGTGCCATCAGGGCTAGAAATTGTGACCATTTTAGGGATGGGCGGCATTGGTAAGACAACTCTTGCTCGAAAAGCTTTTCGCCATTCTTACACTGAATATCACTTCTATTGCCGTGCATGGATCACAGTTTcccaagtatatcaagtcagaGATTTGTTACTGGGCCTTTTGGGCTGTCTTGGTCACTCCACTGATAAATTGGTAGAGAAAAACGACGCTCAATTAGCTGAAGTTGTGTATAGAAGTTTGAAAGGTAAGAGGTACTTGATTGTTATGGATGACATATGGAGTATCGATGCTTGGAATGACGTCAAAAGATGCTTTCCTGATGACAAAACTGGTAGTAGAATCTTATTAACCAGCCGCGTTACAGAGTTGGCTAGCTACATCAATGCAAAGAAGCCTCCTCATTGTATGAGTCTTCTGGATACTGAGCAGAGTTGGGAACTGTTGGAGAAGCTTGTATTTGGGATAGCAAGTTGCCCGCCTGAATTGGAGAAATATGGAAAGCTTATAGCTAAAAGATGCCAAGGACTACCACTAGCAATTGTTGTAATGGCTGGTGTTCTTTCACGTGCCGTCAGGACATGTGACTGTTGGAATAATTTTGCAGAGAAGGTATGCGCAATCATCTCCACTAATCCAGAAGAATGCCTGGATATACTTGCTTTGAGTTACAATTATTTGCCCCATCATCTCAAAGCCTGCTTCCTCCATATGGCGGCTTTCCCTGAAGACTGTgaaatagaagttcaaaagTTGATTAATCTATGGGCTGCAGAGGGATTCTTGGATCCCCAATCTTCAGAAAATCTAGAACAGGTGGCAGAGGAGTATTTGGAAGACCTTATTGGTAGAAACTTAGTTTTCATTGAAAAgaagtgttttggaggaaaaGTCAAGACCTGTCGTCTCCATGATTTCTTACGTGAATTATGCTTGAGAGAAGCACAGAAAGAGGACTTCATGCATGTGATACAAAAGAGAGGTACCAAACGCTCTCGAGTAGGCTTGCGTAATCAGCATCGCCTCAGTTTCCATTTGGATCCTTACAGTGATGTGGCTGCGGCACCTGGAATCCCACACGTCTCGTCTTTTATGTGTTTCACATTGGGTACTAATATTGTTCCGAATATTCTGTTCTTTCAATTAGGCTTTAAGGTGCTTAGAGTATTAGACATATTCTTTCTGCATTTTGATTACTTCCCTGCCCGAATACTAAAACTGATTCATTTGAGGTATCTTGCGCTGAGTGCTACTTATGAGCTTCCTGCATCAGTATCACAACTAAGGAATCTCCAAACGTTGGTGATTCATGGTCCATGGCACTGCCGGGAGTCTGGCAGTAGCCCAACATTGTTACTGGAGTATTGGAGCATGCCTTCATTGAGGCATCTCCAGTGTAGTGTGACCATTTATTTGAAGAATCCTCCTGGAGCTAATAGTGAACTCCCTCAGCTATTTGTTCCAAAAAACCTACAAACTCTCTCTACCATCAAAATTTCATGCTGCACAAAGGAAGTTTTCAGTGTCATGCCCCATCTCAAGAAACTTGAAATTTGTGAGACAGAAGAAGACTGCGGCATATGTGAGCCATCTGTATTACTTGGGAATCTACAGTACTTGAAAGAGCTTGAAACACTTGAGTGTTGCTTCTACAAACAAAGAGTAGAAGCGCGGCAAATATCATTTTTTTCTGCCCTGCCATGTTCTCTTAGGCAATTGAGTTTAAGTTGGAGTTATTTGCCATGGGAAGACACGAGCTTGATTGGCATGTTACCCAGACTTGAGGTGCTCAAACTCAAACATTTTGCTTTCCATGGACCTAAATGGGAGCCAAAGGCTAATGGTTTTTGTCGTCTGACACACTTGCTGATTGAGAACACTGATTTGGTCCATTGGGAAGCCGCAGTTCATCACTTTCCACGCCTTCAATATCTAGTTCTGAAGTCTTGCAAGCTCTTAGAGGAGATCCCTTTTGATGTGGAGGAAATTGGTACCCTGCAGCGAATTGAGCTGCATCACTGTAACAGAACTACCGAGATATTAGCTAGAGAAATTCAAGAACAGGTTGAAGGCATCGAAGTTGTTATTAGAAGTGAGCA GAATCCAGACCGTGCATAA